The Misgurnus anguillicaudatus chromosome 12, ASM2758022v2, whole genome shotgun sequence region AAAACAATTATCAAGGATGAATTCCTTAACTTCCTTTCTGTAAAAATTAAAACGATGAGCCAGGATCAAATAGTTTTGGTGGGCTCGACCACGTTTGATTCAGAGCGGAACTCCGCCCACACACCAAGCAACGGTGTGTAGCCTGTAAAGGCACTCAgaagcaatataaaaagcttattaaaactgttaaatgaGTGTGGCGTTAAATCCCCCAATTTTTGTCGCACTATTTGGACGAGTCACCACCTGTGACATTTATCAATGTGTGATCTTTCAAGTTTACTATGTAAAATGGAGCGTTTGCATAGTGAGATGAGCGCGCTGCGGCATACTGTGAAATATCATGATATCATTTTGAGGCTGTATTGCCCACCCCTAGCGTCTAATTCCCTGtagcatatattaaatatttgggaatatatattttatattttattaggttCTTTGGTAAGGTTAAATTACGTAACTTAatatccccaaacctttggcGTCACGTCACGGAAGTGCCAAGTAGCTCCCcctgccagccacaacaacaaaacaaacggggaattaaaagatgaaagaTGATCTGTGggagaaattaaggtagggAATTTGTGAACAGATAATACAAACGCTGCTTTGTAaattttgaaaatgtttatcattatcctatctctatattaatatgaccatgctggtttctatggttcattcgcgtatgttgttgccagtttatagggcgatgtaatctaatggctgaTTCCATgcacttttaggctgaaataaagtctctttttatttacattacagaTGCGTAGTATGTAGGGGTGTGACGATACATCGCGTTCTCCGTTAAAAAGACCTgcctgaaatcgattctgaatcgcaaggctgcgattctgtgtttcatgcacagcttgtgtgtgtactacggctctgtgatcagtaggaagtcctaatcaagctaaaatcattatgagtttgagtcgtttataatgtgaattaaaaaagcaacactcacacacaatcattcaaaatagttttattatcatgaaaatacctgaaacaatcttaagaacagcaatataaatatccgtttagacatttcctggaatagtgtttgtaatgaTACTTCTTCGAGACTGTAACACAAATGGCATTTctacacgagagcgccctctggcttttggatgtggcagCATTTTAccataattcattcaaattcattcattgagaaaacgcgcatttgcacgattaatcgtcacagccctactAGTATGTATTTTAATGGTCGCGGATGCGGGgcaggttgtaaaaatagatacagtggtgCGGGGCAGGTTGGCCTAAATGTTTCATGAAAGCGGGACCCGCGGGTCGACATTTTTTCCAACTCACGGGTCCCACTTTAATGAAATATTGCCATATCACTAATGTAGAACTAGAGAACACAGAGACCTTCAGTTTCCAGATTTTTATTTATCGCAGCAAGCGTTGAGTACAtgcagtaaaaaaatatttaggacATGTCAATGAGGATTTAAGTGATGATGAGGATATCTATAGGAAGCGTTGTATGCTATACGCTCAAGCAAAAATGTTGATGAGAAAATTTCATGTGTGTTCAGATAGGtaaaaataaaccttttaaGAACATATTGCACTCCTTTTTATACTGCACCTTTATGGattaaatttaagaaagagagTCTTCATAAGCTGCAGGTAGCTTACAATGATTGCATGAAAATCCTGTTGAAAAAATGTGGTGAAGTAGTGCTAGTGAGTTGTTCTGTATGACCAGAGTACAATCTCTAATGAGGAATTTGGTATATAAATTTACTTTCTGGGGTCCACTATCAGTCATATATGCGGATGCATTGGTTTAACTGccttttcaaaatgtaaaatttatttaatatatttgttgccctttattgttttaatgtgtatttatttgttaCTGTTGtaattttgatggactttgagtctgtaataaagtaaagtaagtaATGAACCATCTTTTTTATATCCAAAATGTTTGCTCAGAGAGCACACCGATTGCAGCAAATAAGTAATACTAATGTCAAGCCCACTGCACTGAGCGAGCAAAAGCTATTATGTAAGCTGACTCAAGATATAAAAACTTAAAGCTGTAACGTAAAGTCACCCAtcaccgggacagcaagtatACTTCTGAATCAGATATAATAAATGGATTAAGCTCTTTTAATCTGCAAGCGAGGAATAGAAAGAGAAAGACACTTTTACTGATTCTCCTTCATGTAATAAGTGAATTAAGCATAAACCATTATAAAACcggtcacatttataatctctATACCTGTTTATAATATTCCTACATTGTCTATTATAAATATACTATTCATGTTATTGTATTCAGCAGTGTTTAATAGTATTTTACACCTCTCACAATGTTAACTTCACCAAGAGAGTTTGGGGTGGTTGGATTTATGAATGAtgatgtgaaattaatataaatgtttaataaatcaaagtactgGGTTATGTCACACATTACTAGTTGTTTGTCACACGTATAGTAAACTATTTTTTTGACGGTGGGTAATAATGTTTGCCTTTTTCACCAGCTACCACCACAAGTACTTTTTAGATCTGTGAGAAACACTGACATCATTTATAAACTtggcaataaaataattaaaatcatggactttttgtaaacatttagtagttttgatcaggactgaggttgattaacagatttaagcaaaaaaattgaaaaaaaagaaatagtGTTCTGATGCATTATTACAGCAATTGAATTTATTGGATTTTTTCATCCCAAACAACAtgaaagggtagtgaatttgCCCACAATGTGTTGTTGAGTGTTTGAaaaattttaaagcattttttatatAAGGGTTAAATGAGTATTACAAtttaaggaatgtttgcaaAAGATTTAAGGAGGACTTTTTAATTTAGGACCAAACCCCATAGTGCTGTAGGAATGGGACGATTActggtttcacgattaaccacgaTAAAATATCCTGAtggttagtattatcgtttaaaatttaattatcattacaaccgtgtttgattaccgtgattttgaaaacccgcggtaaatcctgtccagccagaatcagtttgacgcaggcacgcacatgcaacatagttttttgcacaaggcGGCATTTAATGGATAATGTATTGCATTCATACacggtaaacttattagacagatttgtTTTACCACAGAAGTAATTTtagggacatgaaatattaaattgtgattttcaaaaataaaacttgttcaaatgttttcagtgtgtgtatcagtttaagaaaaccatgataatattgataaccgtgataactttggtcactataatcatgatatggaattttcataccgtcccatcactagtgctgtgttcaaaatatcgatacgacgatacatcgtcatggacgcatgacgatgcgcgcatcgatacagcaccttccgtatcgattcggatgcacttttgaaagtaacgtgAAGAAAAACGCTGTTGATCCATATGGAAAGGACGCATGTGTCCCGTGGAGTACGTAGAGTTAAGGAAGCGGGGTATAGTTTCACTTTGCGTGTCTGTCTCGCTGGCGCACGTGTCTGCATAGCGAGCCGCGtactcgcgctctctctctttctcgctcgcgcgcatatttaaaatcaatgagttcagtatgaaagcgcagatatcttagcctatactacagcaaagggctttattagccactctcttataaaacagtactaacCCATTTGAGAAGAacaaagatttgcatgtgaaaagtgtacgtctagagatacagagctacttcaaactatagctgtcacattaataatctgatttctactAAATAGTATTAACTCTGACTGGATGTTTATAGATATGTTCaaagatataaaataattaaatgagagacaaatataatgcctagagtaaggcactacctttgtaaaactgctttaaaaaacataagtaCTAACTCTGGGATTTTAAGCATTTCTATGTGAccccaaaagctaataaatgaatggcaaaaacacaactgttacaacactgcttattcaatgaacaataaacagataataataataattatgttacaaaagtctgaacaaaaaatgtaattcaaaatagtcttgtatcgtgatgcgcatcgtatcgggacccttgtatcgggatacgtatcgtatcggggaattgttggcgatacacagccctaccCATCACCAACGTGCCTTTTTCCTTACGAGTGTGATATTGATGTCAGAGTCATGAGTGAATTGTGAGCTTTAGAAAACAAGCTTCATTGTGCGAATATCTCAGCCAGGTCACTAAGCCCACATTAgatttgttaatgttaaaggtAGGGTTTcagattttgaaaaatgctaatggtaggcgcctagcaatgaaatcaagagatcccaccctcaagtcaaatcgccatccaaagtcacgcctctttcaaagcacatgaacacgcacagatcacatctcatgtctcattcaccagtgagaaaactttgcagtacaaagtgaataacacttccaaaacaaccaacataaacaactggtttacatcagaatcacaaacgaacacaaatttcataagcaacacaatgtttcataaaagtagaatatctgaatccatctcaatacaaacatatggCGTACCTACTTTACCAAAAATAACAGTGCAACaactctttcagaccctttgcctcctgcagctgtttgcatctcgggATAAAGCAGTAAAGTTGCAGATGTTAATTTGgatttttgctctttgctgatccaggcagttagcttgcgcggtgggcattcaaattacgcttacgtatgagggacaaaaaaggaaacgtcctttcggaccgaaatctatgatcggttgaacattttttgcttctacgcctttcacagatgacatacatttctacaaatacataaacaacttaacacagtgattgctatcaggatgtgaagagacttttaaccagcataactaaaaatgtttcaggatcaaatctgttaccctacctttaatacagttgttcatgttaattaatTGTGCAGTAACTAGATGTTACTTTTGTGTTAGTTAATGCTAAAATTGCTGTATAAGTATTGTTTATTGATAGTTCATTGTTATATGCATGTacattgttaacaaatacaaccttattgttaagtgttaaaattttttagtcatatttattagattacaaccagaaaatacagcaAACTTGTATGGtatgcagtattaaaaaaacatattttataaatgtaaagtatTTCATGTGATCTCCTCTAAACACTTCACAGGAAAATGCAGgatcttttaaatataattttttaatgacTTCAGTCTCTTCAAGTTCAAGAAGTGTTTAGAGACAAGAAAGGTCACATTAAATACTGACATTTATCTGAAGAAACCACGCTGTTATTAATGTATTTACCCCTAATCTTATGGTAagtaaaacacatttacatataATGAGGAggattaaatcaatatatttaaGTAAAGTACTCTCTAATAATTCATTAATTGTTGTGAAAAGCCAACAGAAGAAACATACCTGAAGGAATAAAATCATCTTCATCGTCGTCTTCATCAGTGGAatcttcctcttctgtgggttcagtttttatttcttcATCCTCATCATCATGATAGTCCTCATCTTCATCAGTGGGATCTTCCTCTTCTGTAGGTTCAATGTTTATTTCTGTAGGTTCGGTTTTTATTTCTAtgggttcagtttttatttctgtaggtTCCGTTTTAATCTCCATCTCATCTCTCATCATctcaacactaaaatacacgGAAATAAGAATCTGTTTACAGAAAaccaacaaacagaaaataaaacagATGTAAACACTCAGCGTTTGATACTCGtgtctcttcttcttcttcgtgtTTATTGGCGGTTCACAATCTTCGGTAGATCATTAGCGCCATCTACTGCTCTTTGCTGTGTAATGGATTGAATTTTTCTCTTCATTGGGTTTAACTGCGGCTTGTATTTACAGAGTGACACTATTGCCATCTTCCGGAGATCTTTCCCTCCTGCACACAGTCACGTCAGTTTCGTTTAACCAGGAGCAGTATTGTGCATCTGGTCGTGGAGGAGACAGcatgggagagaagctcattcaCGCGGTCTCGAAATACCCCATCATTTATAACCCATCTTTAAAATCATACAGcgattttaacaaaaaaaatgaggCATGGAAGCAAATTGCCGAAACTGTCGGACTGCCAGGTTTGTTGTATTTGCAAAATGTGCTAAATGTTTGAAACTtttttggtacatttctcggcaaccgagaggcagaaagaagagacgtgtCTTGTGTTGTAGGCTatagcggtgtctgtaagtcaaaatgtcAAGGAGTTGTTGTGTGAATAATAATACCAACaaagtcagtgctgggtgcctgatgttaacataccagtagatgcgcTATTACTAGCTTAACACTATAATTCATACACGTGTCACATTAACACTGCAAAAttacagacagataaacagatacaACTAatatcaagttttatttatatacaaacaatatataGAAAGCTTGAATACTTAAGGTTGTTGTTGCAGTAGCAATCCAGCTCACCAATCAGGCTTTTTGCCTCCAGGATGCACCCTGtaccctgtaatgtttgtaaacaggAAACCCGTGTATACGGCATTTAATTAGGATCTAGCCTAGTATTTCCATGCAGTTGCATTATTCCCGCATTATGGGGTTTCTTTTGTGCCAAAAGTAAGTCGACATGCTATCTGTGTATGGTATGTGTCGTCTTCCATGTCTATGTGTCTGTTTACTGTCTGTGTCTATGTGATTGCCCACATGACTCAACTTTTGTGTATGTgtcctgctgaaaaaacagcataccagcaagaccagcataagttgtgttttggtgctggtttgctagtgaacaccagctaaaccagcattagcaccagctataCTAGCATCAAACCATCATTAGCACCAACTTAcaatgctggtcataccagcaagacacatcatatgttgtgttttggtgctggcatcctggtgaccaccagctaaaccagcatcaaaccagcatagaccagcataattcccatgctggtccatgctggttttttcagcagggaactTAACTTACTCCTGTCGTATTTCCTTGTTGTTTTACTGTGTCGTCTTGCTGTGTTAATGGGGCATGCGTCATGACTATGTTTCGTTttcctctgtcgttaccatgtgtcGTTACCATGTGTCGTTACCATGTGTCGTTACCATGTAACGTtactatgtgttgtttttgcttTTGCTAAATGACGTGCAATTCTAGTTGAAAAGTGATGTCTTTCCAAGGCTTTAACCTCATTTTAAGAATGtactttattatatattaattatactattatttttaggctaatcattttctcaaaataggACAgctaacaaaaagttaatacgAATTTATTGATAAGTCAAATACACATATGACACGAATATCTCATCAATTGGTTTGTTTTTTCAGCCATAGTATATCCCTCACCTAGCATGGTTAAGGTTCTTACCTTCATGATCAGTTATCCTTGCTGTCCCACATTTTGACTGCATTTCTAATGACAAAGAAAACCTTTTGTGTTCTGCTATTTATACCAGAAATTGCCTTTCACATGCATATGATCAGAGATATATataacaacacatggtaacgacagaggaaAACGAcacatgaagagtttggttccaaaacgcaataaatccatcttgacaaatttctgtaaaaacgtgttttctataccaagaaagtgacaagatgaaaaccactattttctgttataaactttacatagcatctttaggttataaaaaaatccataacttgacaaaatgcaataaatccatgacaagtttttattcaaaatgctacaaatctattgaatcaatcgcctatataaatgtgcatttatctttgtcatgttatattcatttagttgactagttgtacacactaattaaaaatataaacattaatgtcattaatcaaaacacttagtttgtcatattaagaacactgtcattgctgcggttatacttgacgtcgtcgcttaaaggaatagtctagtcattttcaatattaaaatatgttattaccttaactaagaattgttggtacatccctctgtcatctgtgtgcgtgcgcgtgggcgctggggcgcgctgcggcgcttcggtggcgtttggcttggccccattcgttcagtggtgccatttggagatgaagttggaggtgaccaaacacatcaatgtttttcctatttaagacgagtagttatacgaaaaagtttggtggtacaaaataaaatgtagcgcttttctaagcggatttaaaagaggaactatattgtatggcgtaacagcacttttgggagtacttcgactcgcctgaaaagtccgcttcacttctcactctcataactactcgtcttaaataggaaaaacgttgatgtgtttggtcacttctaactttatctctaaatggtaccattgaatgaatggggctaagctaaatgctatcgaagtgtcacAGCGTGCTCCaacgcttacgtgcacgcacacagatgatatagggatgtatcaacaattcttagttaaggtaataacatattttaatattgaaaatgagtagactattcctttaacgttTTTCaccagcgatcagctgtaaaatgttttggtcctgctcgattttcgttgaccttgagtaaaattatggaaagtttttcataagatccctcgggatcaatgtgttagcatgacagagacttgatgctgtcggcccgggcaaacaagcacccgtctcccgagtggctcttgcgtaaattattagatgttgatggcttacgtttctttcccatcacagaaaaccatcacaggtttatcaatgctattaaagtattattttgtttttgtttgtttgttgatcatgaagtacaaagtagatgaggaaagctaggattctgtgtactcaacacgccaccattgtttgtttacattgcgtggaaagATGCGCTGTAAAATGTGGAGCGAATATATGGCATTCTatagaaaagggggagtggcgtttattgcattttgggaaaaaagggagaaaagatgacagaataacacggcggatattggattttgcgtaaaattaagaatttacttttaactacaaacctgatataatactgattctggcagtaactcattttttttcgaaaatggcgtttatcgcgttttggaaccaaactcttcacataGTCATGATGCATGCCGCATTGACACAGCAAGACGACACAGACAAGGAAAGACGACAGGAGTAAGTTGAGTTGACACACACAAAAGTTGAGTCATGTGGGCAATCACATAGACAAAGACAGTAAACAGACACATAGACATGGAAGACGACACATAGCATACACAGATAGCATGTCGACTTCATTTTGGCACAAAAGGAACCCCTTACGCATTTAACAGTATGATTTACATTATTAAAAGGTTTAAGTAAAATAACAatgaacagttttaaaataatttactgCTGATAGAGATTTAATCATCATTATATTTGGTGATAAAGTTCTTGACTTTTGTTGAAGGGCGTGGCTCATTATTCCctattttacagtatatgaattacagtattaagaggttaaaataaaataacaatgcacagttttaaaaatgtttgtttacattaattTTGAAGTTGATGATCACGTGTAATTTGTGCACTAGcacatgatttaaattttttttaacttaacaGTGGATAAGTGCAGACAAAAATGGATGAGTTTCTGTGATGTTTATGTGAGGGAAAGGAGAGAGGAGAAGaacaagaaaaagaagaaaaaaagtgGAGCAGCTGCCACCCAGAAACGCCCTTGGCGGCACTATCAAAAGATGTCTTTCCTCCTTCCATTCCTATCATCTCTGCCTAAGGCTGGAAACATgaaagagaagagaagagaaaagAGAAGAAATGAGGAGAAAAGAGCTGAGGAAAGACAAGGTCAAGAAAAGAGGAGGATGGATAGTCTGGTAGAGGATAAGGAGAGCAGAAAGAGGAAGATCTCAAACTTTGCCCAGCCAGAAAAACGCTGCAAAAGAGTAGAGGCCTCATCAGTTTCCCCTTTCGAAAAGAAAAGTGTTGAAGCTGTAGAAACCTCCACCCCTGCTCTATTACCTGATCCTGACTTGCAGTTTCTGCAAAGTTTGCTGCCAGCCCTGAAAAGGTTTGATATCCAATCCAGGGCACTTGTCAAGCTGAAAATGCACGAGCTCATTTTTGAAGCCGAGTTTAAACGTGAGTTTTTGATATCTCGTGTTGATATTCTTTTATAAATTCTGAATGGTGGTGACATTGAATCTAACAATACAACTGTGCTTTTTTGCAGGGCCTCATTCTTGATTTTCCATGTTTATTCTTTTAAACACATacttacatacacacacacacaccttcaaAACCCATACTTATGTTCATTTCTTACTCTTAGTCCTGTTATGGTATTAATGCTCATGTTCTGGCATGTTCAACTTCCCACACATTAAAAACATACATGACAtacatttaaagtttttttaataaaagttacTTTGATTACTAATTTACTTGAACTTGTGTTATGCTACTTTGATTTTTGTTTAGGCAGGCAATTCTAGGAAAAATCTGCTTTATGTGATTGTAATGTCAtatataatagtaataataaaagCAGAGTCCCCTagggcagtggttttcaaactggggggccgcgagatggtgccaggggggccccagttttatgacattttatgaaatactttaatttatcatgaattctgtgtaattaaacctaaaaaaataagcctactaaccaaaagcacacattttttgtataatttaatgttgttgggtttttttgtattcaaatgttgagttttagaacagttttttgttacaaattttctttggggggctgcaaaggaatgcaccgtacacaaggggggccgcacgctgaaaaagtttgggaaccactgccttagGGTTCCACTATTACTTCCAGGGCCATAAGTACCAAGATTGATTACTGTAAAGCAGTAGTTGGCATCAACTACTGAAAATAATGCGACAGAGTAGGTCCCTTTATAGTTGTAGAAAAGGGAGCCCGAGTTCGGTGGAGCCTAGATGAAACATGCTTTCATCAATAGCCTCCAAACAATTGGGAAAATTCCAGCGCACACTGAAGTCCTGGGCCACCGTCTTCCAGTCTTCTTCTTGTGGCACTGGCATGTGCTGATCAACCAGACCTTCCCAGATTGCCTTTGCCACCTCAGGGACCATGCTGGACACAGTAGACCAGCCCACCCTGAAGTGATAGGAGAGTGAGTGGTAGGAGTCTCCAGTTGCTAAgtatctgaaaaaataagaCAACAGACAAGTTGgaaataaaatgacattttataaattcTAGGTAACAGTTTAAattcacaaattaaaaacaccCTAAACCCAACCCACTACATTATagaggaccacaagagtcatgcaaaatgtaataaagaacttcaatatttaataactacctaaacaataaaaatagcaattaatagatttgtttaaaaattcattaattaatctataaataaatagacaaagttatgtcacattttattaggcaataaaaagtgagattataaaaataacgtagaaattaaatattaattcattaataaatagttcaaagtaatataacaatttacaaagacaacataaaacactcaatacGTTTTTTCCATttataaattcttaattaaataatggaatttcaaaatgtatttcaaaaagcgagttaaaaagagaaataaataactggatttataaattgaaccacaaatacaggtttaaattaggcatttaaaagggcatttccgtttaacatttctgttttcatttctcGATGGTTCTCCTTATTCTTTTCGCTATTCGATTTGCTTTTCGTTTTAGCCTCTCTATTTTGCTTTTTcgtgactctttgggtccttGCAAATGGTCAAATAAGAAATGCAAATAAGCCAGGTGGATGTAACAAGCTCACTGATTGGCTCGGATTGTACGTCATGGGCAGATTTATAGATCTCGGATgaggacccaaagagtcacggaaaagaggctaaaatgaaaagcaaatcgaatagcgaaaagaataaggagaaccattgggaaatgaaaac contains the following coding sequences:
- the LOC129446092 gene encoding uncharacterized protein, encoding MGEKLIHAVSKYPIIYNPSLKSYSDFNKKNEAWKQIAETVGLPVDKCRQKWMSFCDVYVRERREEKNKKKKKKSGAAATQKRPWRHYQKMSFLLPFLSSLPKAGNMKEKRREKRRNEEKRAEERQGQEKRRMDSLVEDKESRKRKISNFAQPEKRCKRVEASSVSPFEKKSVEAVETSTPALLPDPDLQFLQSLLPALKRFDIQSRALVKLKMHELIFEAEFKRPHS